The following is a genomic window from Aphis gossypii isolate Hap1 chromosome X, ASM2018417v2, whole genome shotgun sequence.
GGAGTAGACGTACCAAGACGAAATCCGAAGGTTGTCGTTCAAAAAGTAGGTACGTGCAAATCATATAGGCGCGCTAGAGCTCTCAGATTTGAACGTGAATTGAAATTCATGGGATCGCTTGTTTTTGCTCACTTGtacttgaatttaaaaatccgTAATTAATTGGTAAATCACCGATATCTATTTCACGTGtacttaaaacatattattggtcaaacgtaggtattaaattataatataattttaaaaataaaatataatatgttaataattgccGTAGAAAACTAAGAACTAAAAATATCTGTAAGTACctactgttttaaatatacctaaatgttTCATAAGCNNNNNNNNNNNNNNNNNNNNNNNNNNNNNNNNNNNNNNNNNNNNNNNNNNNNNNNNNNNNNNNNNNNNNNNNNNNNNNNNNNNNNNNNNNNNNNNNNNNNAtcgaatacattattatttgaataattataaaaatcataagtaaatagattttgattctgacatacatttaataataataatatttgtatgcgAATAGATTAAGATGagaaatttcttttataagcagaacattttatgtttattataagtaaaaatacaacCCATGAATTTGTAcgacaatacaattattattaaaatacccaTCTACatgatcttaaaaatatttaccatattttaatatacaataagacagtttttaatattatgagataatttttacaaataatagttactcgtttttaaatttataatctgtTAAAAATGACGAGTCaaattacttatacatatattagggAGTATGATAATagttgaaaacaaatattattatcaaataataatcgcAGACGATTATTTATCAATCTTGGAACGTTTATGCAAGTGGCGATCAATTGGAGTTCGTTCGGGTTCATTATTTGTGTTCGGAAGATGCAATATGAACGGCTCGCCTTCTCGTGGACATCCTTTGTTGAACGCATAATTCCAGCAGTCTATATTTCCGTTCGACAAAGCCTCGTTAAACGTTCTGGAGTCCCAAGGACAACCGTTTTCGTGGGCGTATATTAAACAGCCCAAGTGACCGTTACGTGCGGCTTGATAACAAACGGCCTCGTCCCAGGGACAACCGTTATTGTGACAATATTGCAAACACTCCAACTGTCCAGTCCTCGCAGCCTCTTCAGTCGTTCTTTTATCCCAAGGACACCCATTTTGGCGAGCGAATTTCAAAATGTCTATGTGTCCGTAAGTTGCGGCATATCTACAGGTCGCCTCATCCCAAGGACACCCGtttttgtaacaataaaacagACAATCCAAATGTCCGTTTATCGCTGCGTGATAGGACGTTACTTCGTCCCAAGGACAATTATTCTCGTGCAAGTACTCGAGCACGGATTGATGGCCGTTGACGGCCGCTTGCATCGTGGCGACCTCGTCCCACTCGCACCCGTTTTCGTGGGCGTATTTTACGCAATCCAGGTGTCCGCCGGCCGCGGCCTGGTTGCATGTCTCGACGTCCCATTCGCACCCATTCTCATGCAAGAATCGTAGACATTCCAAGTGTCCGTCCGCCGCAGCAGCGGCGCACGTCGACTTGTTTCGCCGACTGCCTTCGTAGAACGCCACCTTCAGGCAGTTCAAGTCGCCTATGCCCGCAGCCAGGTCGCACGCTGAGTACTCATAGGGCAACGGGCTGTGCCACGGGACGCCCAAATACCGCGCCAAGTTCAAGCAGAGCTGGTGCCCGTAACTAGCGGCTTTCTCGCACACGTCCTCGATCACGTTTGCTTTGGACTTATAAT
Proteins encoded in this region:
- the LOC126551882 gene encoding uncharacterized protein LOC126551882; this translates as MAALDYTQVDFKRLMNRTLVSKSFADKEKKCRFILRFVPDININSCCETVVEILLSLETILVDLGWTGDRPEQQDLNPDWHKALYAKVLQLIDYKSKANVIEDVCEKAASYGHQLCLNLARYLGVPWHSPLPYEYSACDLAAGIGDLNCLKVAFYEGSRRNKSTCAAAAADGHLECLRFLHENGCEWDVETCNQAAAGGHLDCVKYAHENGCEWDEVATMQAAVNGHQSVLEYLHENNCPWDEVTSYHAAINGHLDCLFYCYKNGCPWDEATCRYAATYGHIDILKFARQNGCPWDKRTTEEAARTGQLECLQYCHNNGCPWDEAVCYQAARNGHLGCLIYAHENGCPWDSRTFNEALSNGNIDCWNYAFNKGCPREGEPFILHLPNTNNEPERTPIDRHLHKRSKIDK